Below is a genomic region from Trichoderma asperellum chromosome 2, complete sequence.
GGGGTTTGGTTTTCGCAGCTTCCGTAGCCAGGCCATGGAGATTTAAGGTTTAAAGGCGATTTAGATTCTCGGTCGGCCTCGCCCGCGAGCCTCGTGTCTTTTGATCCAATCAGTGAGGAACGTGCAAACGCCCCTGGCTCAAGGCTGGCCCGATTTGGACATTTATTCACCATTGATTGAATGCTGGGGAGAGAAGCACATGCTGTGATGATGCGAACTGTATCCCCCGAGGCACTGGGCAGCACGAATGTTCCTTGTACCCCGTACAGCAATGCATTGGCCACTGCAGTACAATATGGAGCCCTTGATCATTTTCCTCTCTTCACTCGTAACGCCGAAGCAGCATCAGGCCGTTTCAGTCACCACAATTAGATCCTAGACCATACATAGTACAAGTATGCACTGCACGTCTCACCGTTGGCAGCGCAAGCGCATCAAGCACAAGCCCTAGCGCAGCCAACGCCTCAATGCTCAAGGGCCGCGCTTGTCTCGCTACGAATGGAGGGACTGGCAGGAGCACGTGCTCAGCCGAACACGGTAACTCGAAGAGCAGCAAAGGGCAGATCATGGCCGAAACTGAGTAGCGTGGCACAAAGAagggcaaagaaaagaaaaaaggaagaaaagtcGCTTAGTCGCTTagtcgccgccaccgccgccaccgctagGGAATAGCAGAACAAGAGTCGGACGGGCAAGGCGCCACAACCCCAGCAATGCGCAAAGCCTCCGAGAAAGTTTTTCCCAGATTCCAGAACGCTGGTGTCTTTCTCGtgtctctctccccctctgTCACATGTCTCTGGCCTCACCCACTGCAGTGATTCGATTGCCTTAGTACTGTACTACCGCAGCTCTCCTGCTGTACATGCCTCCGCATTCTGTAGTTCGTAGATTAGGTGCGAGAAGCAGTCCTGTAAGGTTATCAGGGGGGCTGGCGGGAGCTCCATCACTGTATGCAGCTTGCGGGGCTGGAATTCAGGGTCTTTCGGCTAACATccgcctcttccttctttttttttttttttttttttttttttaacctctCACCCTTTTCTCCGCCTATGCACCAGTTGAAGAAGGACAGCGAATCTAGGCGGGGCAGAGGGGGCTACGTAGATGGCTGCCTCCACTTACGAGAGCAATCGGTGTGCTGTCTACAACTTTGCACCTCTGGGGAGACGCTACCCTGGAGAGGCCTcgctttttcccctttccccTGTTTTTATGAGTTGCATCACACGAGCTAAACGGACGATGCTGCAGCTTTTCATTAAAGCTTGTACGCGCGCCAGACGCTTCAACCCACCGACAGTTTACCCCTTTCCCGCGGAGACTCCAGCTTTGCAGCATGATCCAACTAGCAGTGCATGTACTCTATCTGCAGATACTTACCGTAAGCTCCTTGACTCTTTTTTCGCCCGCAATCAAAAGCCACACCCAAACTCGGCGCTTTTGCTAGCATAAATACGCTCACCGAGCAATCCAGCCACAGGCGAGCAGCAATTAAGCCCGAAACTCACAGCTCGCCACAAAATGTTCGAATAGAGACACTCGGTGTTTAAATCGGGTTACATACCGCATAATTATGCTGCGCTGGCATGTGTTGATtccaaccaaaaaaaaaaaaaaaaacgcttCGGTGTTTTGGAAACGGCATCGTGATTACATGCGTGGTGCAGCGACGTTCGTTCAgctcccccccttctccacATCCCAGCTGTTCAGCTGCAAAAGGTCGGAATTCGCATCCGGTATATCAGCAGTCCTATGATGccatgtatttttttttttttttaaaccagCGCTTGCCGCGCCTCTGCATAGAAGCCCAAGTTATGTCATTCAAAACTTACCTAATATGCCGTTTTTGCAAAGTTGTCTAGCCGGGGGCGTTACTTCTGGCCTGCCAATTCCCAGCTCTGGAATCCCAAAGAAAAATGTGGAAGCCTTTTTAATAGTAGGTACGCTTGTAAAAGCGATTGACCGACTAGCCGCCAAAAAGTGTAAGGCTATTTGAAAGATTTGGGTTTCCTGAAAGTGAGCCTGGATATAAGTGCTTGGCTTGCATGGCTGAAGTTGTAGTAGCGGTTTCTACCAGGAAGCTTATTCTGGCAGTTCCTCTTTTGATTCTTTTACACTTCTAACAGgctcataaaaaaaaaaacttacaaGTGCCCTTACAGATGCAGTCATCAGAAAACGAGGCAGTTTCTATAAGGGGAAATGCTTGCTCTAAGCATTCAAAAGCAGATGATGCCTGAACAAGTCTTCCCCTTAAAGCAAGTGATGAGAGTGATTACCATGCAGCAAACCCTCTGGTCTTCAACTACAGCTCAatatataggtaggtaggcgGATAGTCTAAACCCGTATTTAAATCAATCTAGGGCATCCCAGTGGGTATATTATTGATCTAGAGATGATATATTGGACCCTTCCCTTCATAGCTAGTGTTCGCGATGAGATTCATTCTCCTACTAACCGAGGCAACATTCCTCATATCTCCGAGCAGTTGCAAAGATGTACATCTGCGCATTCATTTCCTTCTACCTGATAGTATTTACTAACATCTCTTACAGAAACCTTTTTTTACCCGAATCaaaaagaggggggaaaaCACATCACACAAGTCCAGGCAATAATGTGAAAATCGATAAATCACAACTTCTTAGGACATAGCATGCAAGGCAGCAGCACGCAAACACTCATGGTAGCTAAATATTTTTCATTGCCATACGTCAGAATCTtctctatatatacacacagaCAACACGAGGTTAAATACCCGCTacaaaagtaaataaatagtcAAGTCAACCCCAGCAGACCAAAATCATCTAGCTGCCCACGATAAGGAAGCAATCGTTCATCGCGAGCCTCGTGgcataaaaaggaaaaaaaacaaaaaaaaaaaaaaaaaacaaggaaaaattgaaaagaaaggaaaagaaaaaaggaaagggaaagggaaatggGTGAGTGGGACAGCGAGGCTCCTCAGTTTAATCATCATCCATCCCGTCAGATAAGCAATGCATTCGCTCCGTTTTGCATTTCAACTTGAATCGCCATTTCCCATATAACGCCTCGCTGCTATTTCGTTTcagacaaagagaaagatgtgactttttttcttttggtcgTTTCCACTCGTCTCTGAGCAACGTACATTTTGataaatggaaaaaaaaaggaggcgcGATAAGGGAAGAGAACAAGATTTTCCTCCAGCGggcttggagaagaaaaaatgtgAATTGAAGATGAATGATAAAAGAATGAGACGAATACATAATAAtcgttaaaaaaaagggggaagtATTTGTCGTTCCTATTTCCCCAGAGGTCGTGGCGTTGTCTCGTCCTCTCCATCTAGTTGGATTTTTACCACCGAAGTTGCGCTGCCCGTCCTGTCTGCATCAGCCACACCTGCAGGCGGTCTTGGAGTTGCTTCAGCGCTCCCGGGAACAAACGCATCTTCTGACTCAGCGCCAGCTACATCAATTTTGCTTGGCGTACTCTGCACCACTGCTAGGTCGGGAGGCATACCAACTAGTTGCCTTTCCAACTCTAGAGAGGGCGTTGTTGCTACCTGCGTTACAGCCTCGGATGTACTGTCTGATAATGTGACGCTATCGTGACTATCCGCTCGCATCATTTCAATGCCCAGCTTGGAGCTCGGCAGCGTGCCTTTTCCAATGATAGCCTTGCTCCCTCGCCGAAGCTGCATGTCTCTCCTGCCCTCaagctcttcgtcttcgtcatccgcCGATTCTGTGCCTTCTAAAGCTTTCTTGTCAAAGATATCGTGCCGGACCTTGAGCCGATTATCTAAGCCGCGTGACATGACTTCCAGATGTGCTGGTGCCGACTGCTGACACACGAGCGAGGGTGTACTTTTAGTCGGATTGTCGAGCCCAAGTGTTGCGTCAATGTCGCTGATTCCGAGGCCGCCGCTGTCTTCCCAGTCGCCAGTCGCCTTGCGGCTGATGACTACGGGGATGTCTTCCGTAGTATAGGATTCCGAATCGAACATGCTAGAGGCGATGGAATCCTCTCGACTTGACACCATGGCTGACCCATGCCGCCCTATAAAGGCAGAGATGCTCGACGTTGGACTGTCATCCATTTGACGTGGGTGTGCCCTCCTGAGATTGAGAGGAATAGCCGCTGTTATGGATGTCAAGGGTGGCCTGTGAGGGGATTCAGGTTGCCACTGGCAGAGGCCTCGGAGCACCTCCGACAGCTTCGACGAGCTGATGGGCTTCTCGATCAGAGAGTCAAAGTGGTGTGGGGCCTGCAGCTCCTTTAGATAGGCTGTAATGGCTACAATTGGCGTGTGTGAGTTGGCATTCTTGGTCTCTCGAATCATACGGGCGACGTCAACTCCGTTGATCTGCGGGAGCCTGTATTCAATAAAGATGATGTCAAATTTGATTTCGCTCATCGAGAATCGCACCGCTTCCGACCCGTTAGCCACGGAAATGGTGCGGCAGCGTAGCTTTTCCAACAGTTTCTCCATCACCATTCGTGACACAGGATGGTCTTCGCAGATTAGCACATCCAGAGGTCGGAACGTGGGACCGCTATCAAAGGCAATCTGGGAAAGTCGTCGTGAGCTTTGTCGGCGCCTCTGAACCCTCAGGAGGGCGTTATGCTTATCTCCCTCATTATCAGATGATGAGGGGGACATGTCAAATACCTGGCTCCGACGGTTacggtggtgatgctggagcATATCCGTTGCGATAGGGCTAGCCTCTTGCGATCCTACGGTTAACGACCTGGACCGGCTCGTTGAAGATGTGCTTCCTTGCCGGACAGGCGTTGACAACACCTTTCCTGGAGATAGAGCCAGCGGAGGTGGTGCGgtgcctcctccgccacgaGGCTTAACCGGCGACGCAGCTGCAGATGTTGCAGCTCTCTGCAGGCTGGGAGGCACTTTTGGTACATCAATGGCGGCAGCATTTGgctgcagagaagaagatgttgaCTGGTAAGACAAGCTAGATGAGTTGCTTGATGCCTTTCTACGGCCATCTGGCGGTCCATGTCCAGCTATGAAAGAGTTCATCAAAGGAGATGACGGCTGTGAAGGCTGCGAAACCTGAGAGATCCTGTTAGGAGAGGCAGTTGCGAGGCTAATACCAGACGGGGACTGTGGGCGGTTGCCAGCCTTTGCATTGGACAAAGTTCTTTGGACGTGAGTTGCTACTACAGGGCTGCCTTCCAGGGAGGGCGCTGGGGATGGCATGCCTCCGCCGAGCCCTCCGGGACTAACAGAGGCCTGCTTGCTCTGGACCGCCAGTGCCTCCGCGCGGAGCTTCTGAATTACGTCCTTGTTTGCCTTTTCCAGCACCGGAAGATTCTTGAAAGAGAAGCTGCCAAAGTCATCGGCAGCAATGGGCTCACTCAGTCTCCGTGACTTCAGGTCTCGCACATGAGGAGGGATATGTAGTGGCATCAGTTTTCTTCCCATCGAGTTCACCTGCGAACGGACTCGTGAAAGGGCATCGTGGGGCCTATCTGGGTATTCATTCGACCCGGCTGTAGACGATTGCGGTGACGTCTGatcttcaatctcctctaCAAATGAGTGGAGGACAGCGCCTCTCGCATCAAAGTATTCTGTATCTTCAGGGTTCTCCGGTTGAGGAACAAATTGTGCCTCATCTTCCAATAAGCTGTCCCAATTGACGCCCTCAAACCAAGGATGGTTGCGTATTTCTTCACCGCCCGAAGCGAATTTATCCTCGCGATTAGATCCCAAGCGCAGCGGTGGATCCATACATAACAGCTTATTGATTAGATCCTTCGCCTCGTCAGATACAGGTTCGCAGTCCGCTTCATCCGGCCACTGAATCTTTCGGGCCAATATGTTTTCAAATACTTGCTCAGCCTCACCGGCATGGAATGGGGGGATGCCGTATAGAAACTCAAACATGATACATCCGACGGACCACCAGTCACTTGTCTCATCTTGCTTATCACCCTTGATCGTTTCTGGAGCTAGATAGTCTGGGGTTCCGACGAACCGTCGGTTTGTATCCTCTGGGTCGAATAGTGCCATAGGGGGTGGCACCATGCCTGGTGGAGGGAGGGAGCCCCTGCTGTGGCTGTCCATACTAGTCCTGGTATTAGATTGATAGGGTGCTAGGTCTGGCGAAGCATGAATTacagcatcttcatctaAGAATGACCTTGCGCTCGGCGGCTGAGAGCCGGCATCGAGGTCGTGGATGGAAAAGGTTGTAAGCATGCGGCTCAATGTCTCACTCCCACCGCTATCGCTTCGATGGCTATTCGAAATGCGGCGTGGATCTGGCTGCTGCGCGGGGCCGAGACTAAAGTATGACGGCTGCCATGGGCCGCCGGGATCTGGAGTCATTTGGGGAGTTGCACCCGGTGAGTGGCCCTGAACATCGAGCGAAGTTGATCGAGAAGATGCCATTGACGTGGACCGAACAAAGGGGCCCTGTTTGAGCAAATCTGGAGTGGAATCTGCGTGATCACTGTTCAAAGCTCTCTTCTGTCGACCTACCAAGCCCATTCGTGAAAGTCCAAAGTCAGTCAGCTTCAAGTGGCCCTTTTGATCAATCAACAGGTTATCAGGCTTAAGGTCTCGGTGAATAACCCCCCTCTCATGGAGATGCTCTACTCCCAAGACAACTTCTCCCAGATATTTTTTGACCCAATCTTCAGGAAGGCCGCCCAGTACCTTGATGAGAGAGGCGCAGTCGCCTCCGTTGAGATACTCCATAACAAGATATAGATAATCTTTGCTGGAAAACGTCCAGTACAGCTTTGCAACAAAATCGCTTTGCCCCTGCCACATCATGATAGCACGCTCCGCTTTGACATTTCCAACTTGATTTTTGGCAACCATGTCTGCCTTTTTCAATACCTTGATGGCAAAATATTCTCCAGTagacttcttctttgagagATAAACACTGCCAAAGGCCCCTTTGCTGATGGGTTTGATAATTTCAAAATCCTTAATCGACGGCTGCGACGATCGTGGCTGGGGGGGTGGTTGGTTATTGGCGTTGAGACGCGGAGACGGCGGTGGCTTCATAACGAAGTCCGAAATGGCTGCGGACGATTGTCTCCTGTGGTGCCTGGACGGGTGTGTAACTGGAGAGCTGAACTCGCTGCTCGGGAACATTGGTGACGCTTCAGGAGAAACTATCCCTTCGTGTCCCAGGGGTATCACTCGAGCCTTGATCCGGAGAGGGGAGGAAGGCTGTGTGATCATCCGCGACGGGGATTCTTGCCGCCGGGGGGAGGACGTTTCTGGTATGATCAAGCTTCGTCTATGCCGTCTTGAGCTGGCCGCACGCCGAAGGTCGCCAAAGTCAGAAATGGGAGACTCAGTCCTGTGAGGCCCTCGGGAAGCCACCGATGATGATCGCAAACTTCCCTCGCTCTCGCCAATGTCACTCTCAACCGGGAGAGTAGACCCCCGTCGCGAATCTCGAGACTGGTTCAAAATACTCAATCCTCCCGGATGGGATCGTGGAGTTGGGCACTCTCTAGGGCTGCTAGATCTAGTAGACCCCACGAACGACGTCGGACGAGATCGGCCAAGCCCTCCAGACATATCTACCTGCCGAAGAGCGGCTGCCAAGGCAGAAGGGCTTGTAATGGAGTGTTCAAATTGCTCGTCACCAGTACGGCTCTGTGGTTCGTCTACTTCACTTCTCGCGTCAATTGCGTCAATATCTTCTGTGTctggcagctgctgctcatcgAGTTCGTCTTCGCTGGAATCACTAAACCTTCCCTCGGCAATGCGAGCAGCTTTCCTGGTCGCCTCATCAATGCAGTCCTGCACTAGAACCGCGAATTCAATCCGGATTCTTTCTGCATATTCGATAATCTGTCGATGGCGAAAGACAGCATCCACCTTGGTTCGGGCGGCTTTTTCTGTATCTTCGCAGAGCAATGCCAGGCCTTGTTCTTGCTCAAGAGTGTTTGAGCTAGGCGATTGCCATTGGAGTACTTGTGAGATCCTTGATTCTGATTGAGGCGACTGGGTGCGTAATTCCCAGTGGCCATGCAGCGAAGAACTCTCTTTGATCCCTGGACAGCTAATTTCGATGGCGGTATCGCATAGATCCAGCAGGAGCTCCACGATACGGGCTTGCGGCCTACGAATGGCAAAGGAGCGGGCTCTAGCATGTCCAAATCCGCCAGGTCTCTCCCGTGAGCGAGCCAGTGAAGTCCCCGGGGATGACTGTGCTGAGGGCGGAGGGCCAATGGGCTGGCCCTTGTATTCGGCCACCGGAAGATTAGGCGAGTCGCCAGATAGAGATCGGCTCTTGCGTGTCTCTAATGCGTCGAGGACCCTGACGATGGCATTTCTATGTTCACTTAGGCTCTCTTGAGCCATTTGGACATCCATTTCGGCCCGGTGTTCTTGTAGACACAGGTCGGTATGCTTTTCAAACCACCAAGGAGGTATCTGACGCTCACAGATGCGACAGAGAACGGGCGGCGGAGGTTCTGGCTCCTCTGATTCCTCGCTTGCGGCTTCAGCAATGCGAGTGAGAATGCCAGCGAGGATTTCGGCCCCTGAGCCTAGGGAGTCGACAATCACGGCAGGGAGATCGATTTGAACTTCATGGGGTATCCATGGGCGAATCATCCACATTGTCTAGATCATGAACCAGTCAACAAATTACAAATTCAAACATACGAAGCAgatgagaggagaggagagccTCTTGTTCACCTGCTCCAGGCCAAAGGAAAACCTACATGGCTTTCACCTCCCGATACGCTGTCATATACCATGATGCCCTGTGCTTCAAGGTCGGCCATCTCCGTCGGTGGGACATCTGATGAATCAAGAGCCCCAATGCTGTCCAACGACCGCAGCTTTGAGAGGGGCCCCAAGATGACGGAGAAGCGGACCCTGTGGCTCTTGGAGTCGTCCCTCTTCATCGAATCGACCACATCTGTAAAGACACACTTATTTTCGCTGGCTATCAAATCGGAAATTGGGACGCCTTCGACCGACTTGACCGTTGTGCCAACGACATCAGTCCACGAAGGACTGACCCACTTGATGGTGCCATCGAGGTTGAGGTAGGCAATCGCATTCAGCGTCTGCTCGGCGGCCTCGCGCAGTTCCTCGCGTTCTTCCCGGATGTCCTGGCTGATAGATCTTGCCATGGCCGTGGCCTGCGAGGCTCGCAGCGACGAGACGGCCGGCGGGGCCAGCGAAACGATGGCGGGATTGGATGGCTTGTCCATGGCGGCGAGGAGAGAGCAGCGCCGGGGCTGCTGAAGCGCCCTGTGTACGCAGGAGCCGGCGGGAAGCTATTGACAGCAACGATCTCGGGAAAGGCAGCGGTGATGGTGGGGGAGCTGGGGTTTGGTTCGTAGAGAGACTCGGGGTCTGGCGAGGCAGCCAGAACTACAGACCCATCAAGCTCGGATACATGACTGAAGACCGCCGGCGTAGGCTCACAGCCgcctctctcgctcgctGTTTCGTTGTTGCTGGCGCGGGGACGTATATTCGATGACAGGGTATGCTGGGCGTTGCGTTGGGTCGTTGAAGAATGctgagtaaaaaaaaaaaaaaaaaaaaaggtaaaatgACAACAGGATGCTGGGCTGGCAATCCCAGGCCCCAGGCAGACGCAGCACCCTAGACAAGCTCGACAGCCAAGACCGAACAGACAGACGAACCGGTGAACGCAGCTGAATTGCGCTGAACCACAGACCTTGAGTTACCACTGAAGTCGAACGGGCGGCGGGCGTTCTCAGGAGCAGCAATCGCTGGACACACAAGGCGGCAGGTCGGATGCCAGTCAGCTCAGTCGGGAGTGGTTCGTTTCACGATGGCCCAGTCCAATTGTTAATCGAGGTACCAGCCGCCTCGGCCAGGCCCCAGGCCAAACGGAGTATCTCTGGCCAAGCAGAAAAGGCCATGGTCGCGTCCTCTCCTCCCCATGACACATTAAGCGGGGGGGCACGCAGCCCGTGGGCCAATCACGGCACACCATCTCCTCAGGCCCTTTACCCGCCTGATCCAACCCTCTGCGGCGGCGCCTCTAAACTCTGCTGGGCCACAGCGCGGACATAGCGCAGATGggcgctgcagctgcgcGGCGCTGCACAGTGAGGGCCTAACGGGAGAATCCTTAGCGGCCTTGGAGGGGCCCTTGGGGAGGCTCTGGGACGGTCCCCCGTGCGTCCAGCAGGGCCTGGGAGAAGCCCTCAgcgagcagagcagagaaaaTTTGTCGCGGTCCCCTACAATCAGCGCCCGCTCCCTCTGATCGGCCTGCATAAGGGCTGGTTTGGGGGATGGCACGGCAGCCCGACATGCATGCGGTTTCTGCGACCACGCCACGTCACGTAAGCGGGTGGTTTGCTTTTGCACATTCGATAAAGTCATGGCATTAATAACGGAACGCGGGTGGCATGCCCCCAATCGACACTGTACCGGCACTGCTTCTGATATCATTACGGCGTCGCAGCATCACTAGGCCAACTACCCCAAGCCTAGCCGGGTTTTCCAGAGGGTGTGGGTGGCCAGTGATGGTTGTGATAGCAACGGCCTTGCATTCATGCACCGGCATACAGCAGCCTAGGTAAGGAGAATGTGCCGGGTCGCATCAATCACGCAGAATAGCGCCAGGAAACGGGACAGGTCGTGGGGCCATGGGCTTGGACCTGGGCCGCGTCGGAAAGAATTCATCTAGAACGGTTACAGTTGCACCAACCAGGCATCTTCGTTTGCACAAACGCGGGAGATCCAGAAGCATCACCGGAAAAGCCTGCGCAACTGGGTGGAAGCATCTGGATCGGCAGCGCGGGCTTGGATTGGATCTGCCGCCCAACTCTCTCTCCGCAGCATCTTGGGGTAGTTTTCCTCCTCACTCCCACCTTTGCTCCGTCTTAGCTCAAGCTGGAGCTCAAGCTCAATGGCTGCTTGCCTCCCACCCATGCTGTTAGCGTCAAAGGCAGCGGAATATTTACTGTATCGGTATTCGCACCGTGTGTTAGCTCTGCAGCGAGAGACGTCTCGAACGAGCTGTAGTGCATCCGCGGGACGCATATCACAAGAACCGATTACCATATCTTTTTTTGAACCCAGGTTGCATGCTCCAAGAACCCATGATGCAGTTAGCTCTAGCTGCCCTTCGTATAAGTGCCAATCTGGGGGTAAATAGGTAAGGAGGTGCAGCATAGTGCGCCACGAGATGATTGTAGAATCCCTCATGTGCGTcgcagccatggccgtcTTCCCTTTTCCATTCTTATACTATGCCTCCTAACTACTAGTATTAGACATTACCATATATAGTATGAAGTAAGTATTGAACGCCCGTTCTCCAACCCGTACGCCATACCCCGTAAACACATATAGGTACTATACGGagcatatatatagtattagtatATGCACAACTTCTCTTGAGAGCTGAAACGAGTTCAATGGCCACCCTAGTACCCTGTAAAGAATAGTCATCTTATGTGCAGACATGATAGATAGGTATTAGCAATACTACTCGTAGTTCGACATGGCACTTTCTTGCAAGCTGCATCAAGAGTCGAGGCACTTCTGCCTCTGAGCTTCAAGCCACTCCCCCTTTTCAATCCACCGCTGCTCCAGCCAGCTGGCCAACTCGGCGTCAGTGTGCGGTAGGCTCTCAATCGGAAACCGGCGAGCGTGTACATGAAATTGGAAGCCGGCCTTCTTGCTCAGTCTCGGAATGCTCAGTGTGTCCCACATTGTCGGGGCCTCTTGGAACTCACTGCCTCGACGGTAAAAAATGGCCAAGTCGTACACAGCCTTGATGTGCGGTGCCCTGCGGAGGTGCTGGACCGTGGCGATGAAGCCCTTGGTGCGGGGATACAGGAGATGCATGGGATGGGGCCGATCGGTCTTCTTACACCATGCCTGCGACTCTTGGTATTTCTGCTGGCTGAAGCGAGTAGCTTCGCTGAAGCTAATGAGCCCTGTACCCGGGTCAACGCCTGCCCTCTTTGAAGTATACCAGCCCGCACTGACGAGAGCACGACCCATCGTTGCCGCTGCTCTTATGGGGAGAAGAACGACTTACAGGTCGGAAGCCTCATGGAAACTAGACCGGCAAAGGCACGATTGAGCCCTGACTTGTCCTTGAGCCAACTCCGGCT
It encodes:
- a CDS encoding uncharacterized protein (TransMembrane:4 (i12-33o81-101i122-140o146-165i)), whose protein sequence is MSLIRHVRGIALTAPWLLYLLLADIALSLMLPFKALAPELVYDVSSRIAGSVWRWIQLIFEHANGAQIECSGDDIPAGESAIVVSNHLAWSDFYMIQALAIRKGMLGRCRYFAKRQLRLVPFLGWGLWAMGMPMVSRSWLKDKSGLNRAFAGLVSMRLPTWLISFSEATRFSQQKYQESQAWCKKTDRPHPMHLLYPRTKGFIATVQHLRRAPHIKAVYDLAIFYRRGSEFQEAPTMWDTLSIPRLSKKAGFQFHVHARRFPIESLPHTDAELASWLEQRWIEKGEWLEAQRQKCLDS